TGAAGTTTAATGCTTACAtgttactattttatttgtaatgcattctatttagtattttttgtattattagaTTCAACTTTGACTGCAAGACTACGCTCTACACTTGCATTACCAAATGTTCATTTCCGCCTTTTAGAATCAGAAGATCATCAATTTCAAggtttgttttttcaaacaaatatgcAAAGAAAATTGTTCTACAAATATGGAGAAATGATTCAGATGGATGCCACTTATAaggttcaaaaatattaatttaaatatctcTGTATAATACACTGTATTTTACTTCTTATGGCATGTAacttaatatgttaaaatttaaaaaacaggaTTGATATGTTTGAAATAATCTTGGTTTAAaccaaattataaataaattaacaaaatgatttgttgaaaaaaaatgattttttgaaaaaaaaagattttttataatcacaaacaaatcaaacagatttaaagatttaataatagtaattgtataaattttccaaattttataaaaatttaaaaaaatgaactaaaaaaatctcACTCTCTAAGCCTTATTAATGCCTTCCAAAAGTCCTTAATAAGCAAGACATTTTGAATAGAGACAAGTTCAGCGTTGAATTCAAATGAAGGTTGTGTGGAGATGCACTGCTGATTGAGAGATTGACAATTTTGCTCTCAGTATAATGTAGTTGTGTTTTACATATCTAATTCCTTACCATAATGCCAGGGATTGTAGTTATGTTAGATTGTGTTTATAAATGTTGAATAAATATGTTTAGACAAATAATTATCGTTACCCTCTGTTCACTTTGTTGGTGGAAGATTGTGATGGCGTTGAACAGCCAATTGCATTTGCCATAATGACAAGTGAAGACCAAATCCACATTGAACAGTTTCTGGAATATTTTGCGGAATGCAATGATTTATCAAATACACAATGTGTTGTTGTAGACAAAGATTTAGCAGAAATTATTGCCATTAGTAAATGTTGGAATAACGTTAAAATTCTGATATGTTATTTCCATGTCCTACGTGCAATAGACAGGTATTTAAATCTATTACGCCTAGATCAGACACataatgagttttgttgtcttgtaagtctttataattttgcttcaaaatgaataataagagtttaaagtttttttattgatttttataaaaattttcaagattttttgttgatgaaTTAGCATTTCAATGATTGATCTGATAactgattttaataaatattattgtttgtatATTGATTTTTTCTATCATTTACCTTTTTTAGTATACACAAAAGATGCTAAACGCCAATACTGAATTGGAGTTTAATTCAgctattgaaaatttaaaagatataccATGTTTTTACCAATATATTGTGGAAAATTGGATACCATATAAAGATTCTATATCAGCTTTTGGTCGCAAAAATGTACGTCACCTTAGCAATCGTACAAATAATCGAATAAAGaggtttagttttttaaaaacttgtgttttctagaattgatttttgtttctttcttgtgtgcaaaagtttattatacttGTCTATATACTTAAAATAACGTTTGTTATACTGTGTTAATATACTAGTTTCGTCAAGTTGTATGCTGCTACTGGTAACTTGTTATCCAGTACAACTTAATTTAGAAGGGGCGTTTCatagtaaaaaattgctttaactctTCCATAATGGTATTTAAATGGCATTTTGGAGAACCATCTAAACCACACTAGTGTGGAAACACggttctaaaactttttttttgaaaaaggtaATCATAGCAATACATATTGTTGACATTATTTTAGCTTCCATGGTActctaaagaaattattttcttCTTCAAAAATTGATATGGATGTATTAGTGAACAATTTACTGGGTATGTCATCTCTCCGATCTATGGAATCTGCTCATCGGGATTttgaaaatacattaaaaaatgttacactCAACAAATCTTCTCCTTTATTAGAAAAGTATTTTCAGATATGTACTCGTTATTCTTCTAATTTATTACAGAATGAGGTAGAGATGGCTTGTTGTAATGGGTATACTGTTAGCGAAGTAATTAAATTGTCATTTATTGATATAAGTAATGCTTGTATTATAATAATCTCTCCTAtagcttgttttttatttaattacatttcTTTTAATACACTAGAATCATAGTACATCAGGGTTTGTGGTAACCAGCCCTTCTATGCATAATGCATATTATATAGATcttgatttttattgttcatgcaattttcaaaaagaaatggGGCTACCTTGTCGTCATTTGTTTGTGGTATGGATTGCTTGTGAAATAGACTTATTCAGACCAGAAACAATTGCTTCCAGGTaggttttgttgttttttggcCATCTTGGTAACTTTaatttgtgtttatattatcattttaaatattacatttaatattatcaacaaTGGTTAAGTATTAATAATGCAAGTGGCTCTTGTCTAATAATACTCCAAACTTGGCCGATGTTTCACAAAGCACTACCATCTCTATTCCGCATGTTACTCCAAATTTGTCacgttcctcaaggttcaattctATAATGTTGTTAATGAAAGAAATTGCATCTTACGTAGCTGATCAGACGCAGAAAACATTTCCATTATAGTACGAAAGTATTGAGCGTCTGcagaaatttatatttaataatactcCAGAAGaagcttttaaaactttaaagaacATTGAGTcaactcattttaaaataaacaacaatgcAGTTGTTTCAGGTTCCTCAAAATATGTTGATGTCTTAGATAAACAACTAATTGTTAATTGCAGTTTTGACACTGCCATTGTTGCATCAACTGATGTTGCATCAACTGATTTTGCAATAACTGATGTTACAATAACTGATGTTGCATCAACTGTTAAAACAACTGAGGCTTCAACAAATGGTGTTGCATTAACTCAATCTAATGAGCGGTGTCCATTTCCAAAACCTTTTACTGAAGAATTATTTTTTGGCACAATACCATAAGATCGTGGCAGACCAGCTGCAACCAGACAGCGTGCATTCAAAGTATTTGGTACTAAAACAAGTAAGCCTTCATCCTTATTGCCTAAGACCTCAGAATCTCTGCAAAATATTACAATGGAAAGTAGTGTAATCCAAGTTCAACAAAATGACAGTTGCAAGGAATGTGGTTTTGATGATCTTCccaaaaaaagaactaaaacaATTCCTTAGATTCAATGCGATTATTGTAATAGTTGGTATCATTCTTCCTGCTCTGGTCTGAAAAAGAAACTAAAGTCAAGTGAACAGTTTAGGTGCAAACAATGTGCTTAGTACATTGAATTCTtttcagtatattttttttacataaactaaaaTGAGATGTGAAAAAATGAGattttgtgtttatataattatatattataatttatatttatatacttagcATACATCTATAGAGagagaattatttatatatatttatatactatttgtaaaatattctaTAGAAAGTATAGcattaatataagtatatttgtttagttagtatttagtaaaatactaacttttttcCATTGTTTTTACATTCCAGtgatatatcaatatatatcaatGGAATAAGGGCCCTGCAAATTGAATTTGCTTCCAGGGAAGTTATTTACCCAAAAGGTAATTTAGAAGTTATATTGAGTATGTCAGCTAACTTAGATCCTACAGcttattcactttttttttccaagaaaTGGCATAATTGGTTCGCAACCCTGAACATGCAACATTGGTTAGAAATCATGGCAAGAAACTATTTCAGCGATATGCTGCTGATGCATATGTTAAAATTGAAGAGTAGTGTCTTTCATAGAAATAACCAAAGCAAACTGAGAAGCATGCAATATGATGCCTTACATGAAGATGTAAGCAACCTTGGTAACAATCATAATGTTAAACCAAGGTGTGTTATAGTTTTCTATTCACTTAGgaagtcttaaaaaaaactatgaaagtaCTAtggttataattaaaaagttaaagtaataaaaaagatctGGTAAAccaaatctttttattactttttatctGCAACCCAATATAGtggtatgtttttaaaaaaatacacaaatttagtttcaaatgtTGTTAATTAATACTTTATGACAAGTATGTTTTCATGTGTAATAAAgtaaatgttaatagttaataaaatatatgttcaaagtttatatgtttatattcggtatttttttatttttatgttttaaaagcGGTGTTACTTAGCAGTGTGTGAAGATTGTTATCCCAATGGTCACAGTGCCAGGTGGTCTTAATttctgttaattattttttacttaagacACTTTAGAACTAAGACCAAATATAAATCTTATTATaatcattatcaaaatataaatactagAATTTGTTAAGCtacatatctttttttcttcttcttttttttctttcaaggttaccaattataattttttggaCCCATCAGATAAgtgctaatatttataattgaattGAAATTCAACCTTATGTATatctactttttattatactcaACTTTTTGTTTCTCATTACTTTCAGATATTCTTCGATATCGCAACtgataagtttattattataataacttagTTTTTATGACTGTAATTAATTAGATTACTATCAGatttgttgtatatattttagttcTAATATTAGTCACCGCATTTTTTTAcgaatcaaattttattaaactttcatataactgattataattattctaaaattaaattattattattttttttttgttgatgttcaaacataattgttttttttgtttttttttagttgccatTGCTTTATtagtttgcttactgttgaaacatggttttaatttagtaaatttatattatatgaaaTTTGCTGTGTTAATCATTATTCACAGTTACGAAAAAATCAAGATTCTAAACTATTGAGGTAacattaaaagtctttttttaatggttaatTGTGCTATAGCTATTTTGtgctaatatattattttgccaTTGTCATTAAAAACAACCTAAGTtatgaatataataatttgttgtaacttttttttaacacagtGGCTTTGAAACACAGTCGGTCTCCTCTCAGTTTAAcgaaagtttattaataaaggaGAGTATTATTGGAACACTCTATTATTACTAAGCTCTTATGTAGTTTTTGGTACCATAATTATGACCAtgtttaagaaatgttttacgAGTCACTAATTCATGAACACaataatatgttaaataatgCTCCCCTTTATTAATAAGCTTACTTATtctaaaatacaataataaatatgtaaaataatgcttttgtagttcaaaatgatcttttttatttatttaggtatAGTAAGTTGTACTTGGCTTTCCTTCTCTGGTGCATGCTgttattaaaaagaacataatatCTTAGGTTACATGGTCTTTACTTAATGCCAAGATTAATAAAAGTGAGTTAAAccaaaaagattatattaaatAGATAAGGCTGCCATTGTCCCGATTTTTACGGAGGAGAGCACAAcgttaaactaattaaaactttcataGCGTTCTTCAGCGGAAAAACCGGGATAATGGCAGCCctatatatagataaatttgtattttatatttttcatataatatatcaagttaaattgttatttaattattacaagctcgtattacgggttgcttactgctagtataacataaataattttaaaataaagaaagcgattagatgtaaaaatataaaatcttaagtACCTAAGataatgttatgtttttaagttattaatatacttctaaaaattattattttagcttCGAGATAATGCTGAGtcacttttatttattgtattttttacttaactgCGCATGGTAGTAAGATCTTATTCCGGCCATGTAATTCATACACCCAGAAATGTaagatatttatgttaaatGGTTTACATCATTTAATACAAattgacttaaaatattttatgctttacaATATTTGAATTGTGGCTTTTAAATTGACTTAAGAATTAACCTTGtaatcaaagtttaaatttataatatgaaTAATTCTTTCCATTTTGCAATATTCCAGAATCTATAAATGATAACTTCACGGTTGAAATTTGGTCAAAGTTCCTGAACTTTTGTCAAATTCGTTTACCTTCTTTCATCTTTGTCTGTGCAGTTTTTacttataagaaataaaattatgccCTCAATGCTGAAAGTATTAATTTTCTAACAGTTTATGATTGTCGCATAGGCCTATTtgttaacactttttttttcaaacaaaattgtaaaaatggcGCTGGAACTTTGTCACTTAACCCTATATTGAAATCTATTAGACATATTAAAAGACTCTTAGTCGTAAAAATAGTTAGAAAAAATATTGGTTGCTACGCAACTACTAATAGTCCTTTTTCGTTGGttaatcaaaatcaatttactcGGACTCAGCGCGTTTGCTAAATAAGCTCCTcatttagtattaaaatatgCAATAACATATTAACAATACTTTTGCCTATAGGGAGCGACCAAATTTGCTAGTTCGATATTAGGCATTATAATATGAAAGAGCTTATTGTCTTCCTACTCACCAAAAATAAGAACCAGAAGAGTTTTTCTTACTTAACTGgcgttgaataaaaaaaaatttaaagtcaagTCAGTTTTTTCGGGCAACGCACGTTTAGTAATTATGTTAGGTAAGTATTCAAAGTACTTATTTAGGGAAAGTAGATCAAGGAGCAATTGTATAAGCTATCAAGGAGCAATTTTTCCATCAATCAAGgatattaatgtttaaattgcaaaaattaaacatGTTGACCCAAGtcagtttaaaatattattttcattttacgATTTCATTTAACAAAGAACTTTTTCCAccttatgtttaaaaattcaaaaaaaaattataaaaagcttaaaatgtgccattttttgtattttgatcatttttataCTTAGATTTTATTGACACTCATCGATGTTTTAAGATTAGTGAAACCGTATTGCGAGCAAGATAAATAATTCTGTGGCGGTATTTACCGCCACTTAAGTAAAATATCCGCTATTTGTCTTGGTTTGCTTTGATTTGCATTTTACCGCCACTTTAGCATATTTTAAGGCTTAGTACGGCGGTATTTACCGCCACTTTAGCAAAATGTTAACTTTAGGTGGCGTATTTTGCGTCATGATTTTTACCGCCACTCTagcaaattttaaagtttagcaacgtgcatatatatatatatacatatatttaaaaatttgggtACTTAAACTTCAAATTGAATCTTAAATATATTCACCTATATATTTGTGAATGaaatcacaaattttaaaaaaattagttttttttttttttaactatttattataattaataaaatacctagtaatatttttcatattttttctagtattgcgcaaaatttgatcaaaatgagggagctgttaattttatatggtcataattttcgaaTACTAAgatataattagattttttttatttttttatttttgttctttttattacattataaataagcatttcgttacaatatttaaaatacaaatatataataataaaaacatatatatatatatatatatatatatatatatatatatatatatatatatatatatatatatatatatatatatatatatatataataatcgttattaaataataaaagaacgcgggaactcgtagaagaccatacggtcttgtcgtcgagtaccgctaagaaatgatcgtgttaaaatttataaaatatttacaagatAAGAAATAAGTTAACAAAGTAAGAAACCTAAAATATTCCGTTACAAATACAagatacattattatatattacaattgttaatgatgcatatataatttttataaatcaatagtTAAATAGGGGGTAAAAAGGAAgatcactaaaaaaataaaaaataaatatcaaaagtatattGTTACATCTTCAATTGTAAAAATGAGTTCGTTAAGctttcgtttaaaagaaaagtagttactttgatgaataaaatccttagtaaaattttttaaaactattttattccataagaatggtccgcgataatcaatacaaaatttaaaaagatttgtttgaaaaatgggctgctttataaaattatcattccgcaaaatgtatttatttttatctttcgatgaatacaaattatggaaagaaataggggatgaattggttttacatttaaacataaaacaaagaatattaaaaatgttaagctcatatatattaaaaactttcatttcaaataatagaggcttggcatgagtataacggtctttaaaatatatgagaggtgctacatgcttctgctgacaataaagaggtttaagtttaattttctttgcactaccccaagcaatgtttgcatagtttatgtgacaatgaataaatgagtgatataattgtactaaagtacgtttatttaaaacatttcttgctttgtacaatattcctatactttttgaaattttacttgataagtttttaatgtgacttttccatgtaagattttcatctatACAGACACCTAGAAAGTTGGTTACTGTTActtgtttaatttgtatattgtcaATAACAAGATGAGGCATGTTAATTggcagtttatgttttttgataagaGGATGGAAAAGAACCCATTTAGTTTTACCAATGTTAAGAGATAATTTGTTAgtcttaaaccagtcagatattttgattaactcGATGTTCAAGCAACTAAATAAAGTAGGAATGCTTTTGTGTGACATAAATAAAttggtgtcatcagcaaacataattgttattaaatcgGAGGCCTtgtataaatcattaatataaataaggaaaagaagaggtcctaatatggatccttgaggaactccacatgtaatatttaacaaatttgatgatAATGTTTCATCGGcgtaaacaaattgtttgcgattagttaaataactttttaacaattttaaaacattgcctgTTATACcacaacattttaattttttagcaagaattttatgattaatggtatcaaacgctttcgctaaatcaataaatactccCAATGTGaatttagaattattaaatGAGTCTGATATACTTCTTGTAAGctgaataattgcatgctctgttgaattattttttttaaatacatattgcATGTTATATAACAATTTGTTTGATAAAAGGTGATTGCATATTCTGttgtacaaaattctttctaaaattttagaaaaaacagagagGATAGAAATTGGACGATAGTGtttaacattagttttttctccttctttaaatataggaataatttttgctatttttaaatcatcaggaaaaactccctgattaatagagcatttaaaaatttggaaaagtaTGTCTTTTAAAACGTCAAAACAGTTTATAATAACGTTCCCATTGATATCATCTGGACCAActgctttatttgactttaacaatttataagcactttcaaactcttcaaaagacaaatcaaaaaaatttagatacgAGTTAAGAGGGTCATATGTTgccttaaatgattttttaggGTTTGGAATTATTTCGGCTAGGTTTTGTCCTacagatacaaaatatttattaaattcggaagcaattgttttttgatcaagaataaaattatcatcTACTTTAATAACTGAGGGCAAAGATTGCGATGTTTTTTAGTGTTACCCGTAATTTCGTTTAATAGTTGCCAAGTGCGTTTAGAGTTTAACttgtatttttcaagtaaattagtgtaatatattaattttgaatttttccttTGGCGTTCAAATAGTCTTacgtaatttttataattggtcTTACTCTcagttgttttcaattttaaatatttaatataaagtttttgtttaattttagatgattttagaatacctttagtaatccatggcgatttaatttttttatgtttgtaatttATTTCTACTTTGGGAAAATTGATgtcataaatttcataaaaaattttaaaaaaagatttgtatattaaattaatgtctTCAGAAAAGTTAATAATGTCCCAATTAACTAAAGAAAgttgatatttaaaagattctaggtttttattatgaaaaagtcgttttttaaatgattttttttcattacataaaattttcGCATAAATATCTATTGAGAAGAAAATAGGGAAATGATCAGATATGTCACTTTTAATAATGCCTTTTTTAagcgaattattaaaaatatcattggTTATAATGTTATCAATTAAGGAAGTTGTTGTTTGAGTAATTCttgttggtttgtttattagaGGAACTGCTCCATTTTCAAATAGGCCATTATAAAACCcattaatgtcttttttgacGTGATActcaaagcaatttaaattcagatcacctaatatgtaaagtaatttcttttcgtggttgattttatttacaatatcgTCATGTAAAAATGAACTAAATGTATTAATTTCGCCAGtaggtgggcgataacaacagctaattacaatatttttagttttattacttaatatttCAATCGTTAAAACCTCTATATTGACGTCAGAAATACTCATGTCATGCCTAACAAAATACCGTAggttttcttttacataaataattaaaccacCGCCGCGTTTGTTTGTTTTCCGCcctaatgaaattaaattatagcccggtattttaaaattattatctaaatttgAGTCAGCAGAACTACACCAGGTTTCAGTTAGGcaaattacactaaaaataGTTAGATTTTCCTCAAAACTGTtgcaaagattttcaaattttttttttaaacttcttatatttatatgaattgcattaaatttatcacgctcaagaaattcttttatttcaaaagtataaaaatagcTGCAGTTGCTTTGTAAAGCATCTGTTTcactaaaataactttgatcCG
The nucleotide sequence above comes from Hydra vulgaris chromosome 09, alternate assembly HydraT2T_AEP. Encoded proteins:
- the LOC136084479 gene encoding uncharacterized protein LOC136084479 — its product is MLFPCPTCNRQYTQKMLNANTELEFNSAIENLKDIPCFYQYIVENWIPYKDSISAFGRKNVRHLSNRTNNRIKSFHGTLKKLFSSSKIDMDVLVNNLLGMSSLRSMESAHRDFENTLKNVTLNKSSPLLEKYFQICTRYSSNLLQNEVEMACCNGYTVSENHSTSGFVVTSPSMHNAYYIDLDFYCSCNFQKEMGLPCRHLFVVWIACEIDLFRPETIASSGVT